CAGCTCGCTTTCGGGCGTCCGGTCGTCGCTTGGAATCATCGCATATCCGTCCAGCCCCTCGTGTTCGTTCGATTCCGCATCCAGCGAATAAACCGGCTTTCGCTTGCGCAACCGGTCGATGCACAAATTGGTGGCAATCCGATAAATCCAGGTGGAAAATTTCATCGTATCGTCATAACGCGCAAGATTGCGATATACGCGCATGAACGTATCCTGCACCACGTCCTCCGCTTCCTGACGGTTGTACAGCATACGATACGCCATATGAAAAAGCTTGTCTTGGTACATGTCCACAAT
This genomic window from Paenibacillus humicola contains:
- the sigW gene encoding RNA polymerase sigma factor SigW codes for the protein MKSVEARLAHLALKGDQGAFAEIVDMYQDKLFHMAYRMLYNRQEAEDVVQDTFMRVYRNLARYDDTMKFSTWIYRIATNLCIDRLRKRKPVYSLDAESNEHEGLDGYAMIPSDDRTPESELLLSDTQRIIHQAIETLPAKYKLVMVLRYLQEMSLQEIGEVLDMPVTTIKTRVHRGREFLRKKLEHKL